From the Cloeon dipterum chromosome 4, ieCloDipt1.1, whole genome shotgun sequence genome, the window GCCTCTGAAACCACCAATTGGAAAGCCGGCCAGAGAATACCCTTTCACGCTTGACCCTTTCCAGAAAGAAGCCATTCTTTGCCTGGACAATGACCAGTCTGTCCTGGTTTCTGCTCACACTTCTGCTGGAAAAACTGTTGTGGCTGAGTAAGAACGTTTTTCTCTTTAGTTGTTTATTgataaagttaaataattaaaaaaataggtaCAGCATTGCAAAGTCACTCCAGAACAACCAGCGGGTCATCTACACAACTCCAATCAAAGCTCTGAGCAACCAGAAGTACAGGGAATTCCACGAGGAGTTCAAGGATGTCGGTCTGATCACGGGAGACGTGACTATCAACCCAACTGCTAGCTGTTTGATCATGACCACAGAGGTTTCTTAATTTAACATAAGTCTAAACTCtagaaattaatgaattgaaaatttagattcTGCGGAGTATGTTGTATAGAGGTTCCGAAGTGTCCAGGGAAGTCGGCTGGGTAATATTCGACGAAATCCATTACATGAGAGACAAAGAGCGAGGCGTCGTGTGGGAGGAGACCCTGATCCTCCTGGCCGACAACGTCAGATTCGTCTTCTTGTCCGCCACCATTCCTAACGCCCGGCAATTCGCCGAGTGGGTTGCCTACCTGCACAAACAGCCGTGCCATGTCGTCTACACCGACTACCGACCCACTCCGCTTCAGCATTTCATCTATCCCGCTGGCGGAGACGGAATCCACTTGGTCGTCAGCGAAAATGTGCGATCTTCAAGCGTTTTATGTTCTttgttatttacaattttcgcCTCAGGGTCAATTCCGCGAAGACAATTTCAACGCTGCGATGGTGGTTCTGCAGAACGCGGGCGACGCGTCCAAAGGAGACCGAAATATGAAGGGCAGAAAGGGTGGACAGCAAGGGGAAAGCAACTGCTTCCGCCTCGTCAAGATGATCATGGAACGCAGCTATGCTCCGGTCATTGTCTTCAGCTTCAGCAAAAAGGAATGTGAGGCATACGCTTTGCAAATGTCTCGACTCGACTTCAATACAGGTACTTTTTCACGacggttaaattttaaattttgtccaagaaattaaataagataattttgagctcaataatgcaaaatatagAAACCTATAAAATagatgaaattataaaaatttgctgttcaaaaataaatcactcatTGCGTTCTGTTTGCTTAGTACTAGTATTATAGGTTTTTTAAGATACAGCTttgtcaattatttaaaattttagattattaGTTTTCCATCTAAATTTCggttattataaaatttaatttttctataaataattttagtcgATGAGAAATTGGCCGTTGACGAAGTGTTCAACAACGCTATGGACGTCCTTTCTGAGGAGGACAAAAACCTGCCGCAAGTACAAAACGTGCTGCCACTCCTGCGTCGTGGAATCGGCATCCATCACGGTGGCCTTCTCCCAATCCTGAAGGAGTGTATCGAGATCCTATTCTCTATCGGTCTGATCAAGGCCTTGTTCGCAACTGAAACGTTCGCCATGGGCCTGAACATGCCCGCTAGAACTGTGCTCTTCAGCGGATTGAGGAAATTCGACGGCAGGGACATgaggtatttattttgtctctcAACtcttgtgatatttttttttataaaataatgactTGAACTCACAGTCTCTTCtgcttgaaaaaattctaaagaTATATCTTTCCCAAGGTTCATCACTTCTGGAGAGTATATTCAGATGTCAGGGCGCGCAGGTCGTCGTGGTCTCGACGAAAAGGGAATCGTCATTCTCATCATGGATGAGAAAGTGAGCGGCGCGGAGGCAAAGGAGGTGTTGCAAGGCAGAGCGGACCCCATCAACTCTGCCTTCCATCTCACCTACAACATGGTGCTCAATCTGCTGCGCGTGGAGGAAATCAATCCCGAATACATGCTGGAGCGAAGTTTCTACCAGTTCCAGAATCAATCATCCATTCCGCACATAATAGAAAGTGAGGTTCCCAACGCATTATTTAGtggtttcttaattttaaactgttgcAGAGGTGAAAACTTGTGACGAGACtttgaaagaaattgaaattcctcGCGAGTCGGAGATTTCGTCTTATTACAAGCTTCGTGAGCATCTGAACCAAATGGGAGAGCAGTTCCAGAAGTATTTGACAGAGCCAAAGTACATCGTGCCATTTTTGCAGCCTGGCAGACTTGTCAAGGTAATGAATTTCACATTCGGTTGCATCAAAAAGTTCTAACCTCTCGTCATTTAGATTAAAAACAGACAGCATGAGTTTGATTGGGGAGTGGTTGTAAACTTCTCGAGAAAAAGAGTAGAAGACAAGCGCAAGAAAGCCGCAAACCCTCTCAATGAGCCTGATTACGAGGTTGATGTGCTGCTTCACGTGGAGAAACCACCCGTGTCTGCAAGCGACGAGCCGATCCCTGCCAAGGAAGGAACAGTCGGCCATATGGAAGTCGTTCCTGTTCTGCTGTGCGTCATTCAGAAAATCAGCTCGGTCAGACTCAAGCTTTCCAAAAATCTCAAGAACTCGGCAAGCCGGAATGACATTCTCAAAGATATAGAGGTTTgtgcgaaaagaaaaaattgtaatataatgTTCTACAAATTTGTATCCCGTAACAGAAGGTGAAAACTGAGTTTTCTAATGGAGTTCCTCTTCTGGATGCAATCAAAGACATGAAGATTAAAGATGAAGCCTTCAACAAGCTGGTTAACAACATTGAAATGTTTGAGAAGAGGCTCTTTGAACACCCGTTGAACAAGGATCCTGAGCTGGAGATTTTGTACaacaaatatttggaaaagatCAAGGTATTTTCATTactgaattgatttaaattatgtaataaCTTCTGATTAAAAGTAGAAGAGTCTTATTATTTATGAAGTGGCTCtaatgctaattaaaatcaaaaagaaaaagccttttcataatttgttaattttttaaattgtcctgtatgtttattttcttattttctaattttaattattcaaaaaattcttaaaattttctgttaaacAGGCTGAAGAAGAATTCAAGGTAGCAAAGAAGGAACTGAAGGCTGCCAAGTCACTGCTGCAGATGGAAGAGCTCAAGTGCAGGAAAAGGGTGCTGAGGCGTCTCGAGTACTGCAATGCTGCCGATGTCATTGAACTGAAGGGCAGAGTCGCTTGCGAACTGAGCAGGTACAAAATTGTGGCGCCtcttgaatttgcattttatattatttttgttttttattttgcagtgcTGATGAGCTTCTTCTAACGGAAATGATTTTCCACGGAATGTTTGGGGAACTGACGCCTCCTCAGTGCGTTGCCCTGCTCAGCTGCTTCGTGTGCGATGAAAAAAGCAATGAGTCCTCGCAGATGGCGGAAGAGCTGACTGGTCCGCTTAGAAAAATGCAGGTTAGTAAagttaatgattattttaccattttactggaaaatattattttaggtTATAAAATCTTGtggcatttttatatttttgacaactttaattagaaacaattgattttaatttacaggaACTGGCCAAAAGAATAGCCTTGGTGTCCAAGGAAGCCAAATTGGACATAGACGAAGAGCAATATGTCGAGCAGTTCAAACCATACCTTATGGACGTCACTTTGGCCTGGTGCAAAGGAGCGTCCTTTGCGCAGATCTGCAAGATGACCGACATTTTCGAAGGTATAGAAATATGGCAACGGTTGAATTTGGACTAAGTGTTATTTTAACTTGTAGGAAGCATCATTCGATGCATGAGACGCCTCGAGGAAGCCCTTCGACAGTGTGTGCAGGCTGCTAAGACCATTGGCAATGCAGAATTAGAGGCAAAATTCACTGAAGGCATTCGGTTACTCAAGAGAGACATTGTGTTCGCTGCAAGTTTGTACTTGTAAATCGTTATCATATTAATTTCTAGGAAGAAATAAAGTTTCCTGcagtttttcataattttcctgCCTTTTGAAGCCgtgtttgaattaattctgCTTTGTGAAATACCAGTATAATTGGTTTTTACCCTCTGAAGGTAcgggaataaaaattgagtttttagcTAAAAATAGACGatcatttctttatttgtcGGCGCGCATTGGAGTTCCTGCTATTGgaatatttaaagtttttggGTTTCCCTCCGAGCTTCTTTTCGAAAGTGGTCTTCTTGCGTCTGACATTCTTCAGCTTGTTTTTAATAGTTGCATACAATTCTTGTCTTTTAATCTTGTATTCATTGTTGTCAAGCACCTTTGCGTTATTTATGAATTCCAGCCCCTCTGTGAACAAATGTGGGTTAGtctttcaaaatgatttacatATGGCACAAAAATTACCTTTGAACCTGGGGTCATCAGGCAGGAAAAAGAAGGTTTCTGTTGACAATGACCAGCTGGTTGTAGGAATAGAATCAACAGCTTTCTTCAGGTCGTCATCACATTCCATCTTCTCAGGCAGACTTTTGACAGCTTTCTTCTCAATTTTAGCCTTTGGCTCAACGGTTGCTCCATTGGTCGAAGCGGCTgttgagtaaaatttttataaatttcattttaaatattaaatttcctgtttaTACCTCCTTCATTTCCGCCACCAATAACGTCTCTCAAGTTGAAGTCCTCGCTTGATTGCAACAGGCTCAACAAATCGCTCTTGACCTCGTAAAACCGCTCAGAAGAAACCTCCGGAAGCGGTTGTTCAGGTttctcctcctcttcctctttAGTCTCCTCTTTCTTTAGCTTGTACTTTTTGTCATGGTCGGATTTTGAGGGATCATATCGCACAAAGTTGGGCATActgt encodes:
- the Mtr4 gene encoding exosome RNA helicase MTR4, with protein sequence MADLDEMFSVFDEDAEAAGAKTTDAALIDVEKVHISKRAFGDEGSSASTDHSAKKPKSDLEAPEIEDTKWADMIPRMRVHTVETLEACTHEVAIPPNMKYEPLKPPIGKPAREYPFTLDPFQKEAILCLDNDQSVLVSAHTSAGKTVVAEYSIAKSLQNNQRVIYTTPIKALSNQKYREFHEEFKDVGLITGDVTINPTASCLIMTTEILRSMLYRGSEVSREVGWVIFDEIHYMRDKERGVVWEETLILLADNVRFVFLSATIPNARQFAEWVAYLHKQPCHVVYTDYRPTPLQHFIYPAGGDGIHLVVSENGQFREDNFNAAMVVLQNAGDASKGDRNMKGRKGGQQGESNCFRLVKMIMERSYAPVIVFSFSKKECEAYALQMSRLDFNTVDEKLAVDEVFNNAMDVLSEEDKNLPQVQNVLPLLRRGIGIHHGGLLPILKECIEILFSIGLIKALFATETFAMGLNMPARTVLFSGLRKFDGRDMRFITSGEYIQMSGRAGRRGLDEKGIVILIMDEKVSGAEAKEVLQGRADPINSAFHLTYNMVLNLLRVEEINPEYMLERSFYQFQNQSSIPHIIEKVKTCDETLKEIEIPRESEISSYYKLREHLNQMGEQFQKYLTEPKYIVPFLQPGRLVKIKNRQHEFDWGVVVNFSRKRVEDKRKKAANPLNEPDYEVDVLLHVEKPPVSASDEPIPAKEGTVGHMEVVPVLLCVIQKISSVRLKLSKNLKNSASRNDILKDIEKVKTEFSNGVPLLDAIKDMKIKDEAFNKLVNNIEMFEKRLFEHPLNKDPELEILYNKYLEKIKAEEEFKVAKKELKAAKSLLQMEELKCRKRVLRRLEYCNAADVIELKGRVACELSSADELLLTEMIFHGMFGELTPPQCVALLSCFVCDEKSNESSQMAEELTGPLRKMQELAKRIALVSKEAKLDIDEEQYVEQFKPYLMDVTLAWCKGASFAQICKMTDIFEGSIIRCMRRLEEALRQCVQAAKTIGNAELEAKFTEGIRLLKRDIVFAASLYL